The following nucleotide sequence is from Nocardioides daedukensis.
CGATGTCCCGGACCGGCGTCGACCAGAAGGAGCAGGAATGACAATCGGAATCGACCTCACCGGGCGCGTGGCTCTGGTGACCGGCGGCTCGCAAGGCGTCGGCCTGGGGATCGCCGAGGTCCTCGTCGAGGCCGGTGCCACCGTCGTCACGTGTGCCCGCTCAGCCGTCGAGCAGCCGCTGGAGGGCACCAGCCACCTCCAGTGCGATGTGCGCGACCCCGAGTCGGTCCACGCGATGGTCGACTCGATCGTGGCCGAGCACGGCCACCTCGACATCGTCGTCAACAACGCCGGGGGAGCGCCGTACGCGCTCGCAGCCGATGCCTCGCCACGTCTGCACGACAAGATCCTCGGCCTGAACCTGACCGCTCCGCTGCTGGTGGCACAGGCCGCCAACGCCGTGATGCAGGGCCAGGAGCAGGGCGGTGCGATCGTGAACATCTCCTCGATCAGCGCGCAACGCCCCTCGCCGGGCACGGCGGCGTACGGCGCTGCCAAGGCCGGCGTGGACTCGCTGACCAAGTCCCTCGGCATGGAGTGGGGCCCCAAGGTGCGCGTGAACGCGATCAACGTCGGCCTGTGCCGCACCCCGCAGACCGACGACCACTACGGCGGTGACGAGACCGTGGCCGCGATCGAGGCGACCATCCCGCTCGGCAGGATGGCCAAGCCCGAGGAGGTCGGCAACGTTGTTGCCTTCTTGGCCTCCGATCTCGCCTCCTACGTCTCCGGCGCCGCGATCGAGTGCCACGGCGGCGGCGAGCCGCCGGTCTTCCTCTCCGTCCTCAGCACCCATTCCTGATCCGAACCCCACACCACAGGAGCAGCACATGACCCGTCTTCTCGAAGGACGCATCGCCATCGTCACCGGAGCCGGCCGAGGCATCGGCCGCGCCCACGCGCTCGAGCTCGCCCGCCACGGCGCGAAGATCGTGGTGAACGACTTCGGCGTCACCAACAACGGCGAGAAGTCCGACTCTCCCGCTCACCAGGTGGTGGCCGAGATCGAGGCCCTCGGCGGTGAGGCGGTCGTCAACGGCGCGGATGTGGCCGACTTCGACCAGGCCGGCGCGATGGTCCAGCAGGCGATCGACACCTTCGGAGCCCTCGACATCCTGGTCAACAACGCCGGCTTCGTGCGCGACCGGATGCTGGTCAATGCGGCCGAGGACGAGTGGGACGCCGTGATCCGCGTGCACCTGAAGGGGCACTTCGCCCCGCTGCGCCACGCAGCGGCGTACTGGCGCGCGGAGTCGAAGGCGGACCGCAAGCGCGCGGGTCGCGTGATCAACACGACCTCGGGAGCCGGACTCCAGGGATCCATCGGTCAGGTCGCCTACTCGGCCGCAAAGGGCGGCATCGCGACCATGACGCTGGTGGCCGCGGCCGAGCTCGGGCGCGTCGGCGTGACGGTCAACGCGATCGCCCCGGTGGCGCGGACCCGGATGACCGAAGGCGCCTTCGACACCAGCGAGATGGCACTGCCCGAGGACAACTCGCCGGTGGTGGCGTGGCTCGCCTCCGAGGCGGCCGCCAACGTGACCGGCCGGATCTTCGAGATCGACGGGGGCCGGTTGACCCTCGAGGACGCGTGGCGCCACGGCGCGAGCAAGGACGCGGGTCGGCGCTGGGAGGCGACCGAGCTCGGGGACGTGGTCAACTCGTTGATCGCCGAGGGTGCTGAGCCTGAGCCGGTCTACGGAAGCTGAACCAGCCACTGAGCTGGGGCGCGACGTACGAACGGCACAGGGCCCGGATCCATGATGGATCCGGGCCCTGTCTCGTGCGTGGACTCAGTTGGGTCGCAGCAGCCGACCGTCCGCGTCGCGCTGGTCGTCCTGGACCAGGATCATGATCCCGTCGATCAGCGCCCAGACACCGCACCCACCACAGGTGAGGAGCTGGAAGATCGCGATGGTGGTGTGGCCGGTGTAGAACCGACCGATGCCCAGGGTGCCGATGATCAGCTGGAGCAGGCCGGCCAGCAGCTTGCTCTTCTCGCCGTAGGGCTCGCCGGTCTGCGGGTGGCGGCCGTACGGCGCCTGCGGGTCCGGGGCGCCGGGGAAGCCGTAGGCATATCCCGGCGCCGGCATTCCGTAGCCCTGACCGGGCTGGCCCGGCATGGGCTGGCCTTGCATGGGCTGACCCTGCATGGGGCCGGGCTGGGGCGGCTGCGGGCCGGGCTGTCCCCAGCCGGCTTGGTCGTCAGGTTCGTTGCCGTGTTCGCTCACGGGTGCACTCTGCCACGCTCAGCGGCGCAGCAAACCCTTGGCGACGTGTGTCACCTGCACTTCGTTGGAACCCGCATAGATCATCAGCGACTTCGCGTCGCGAGCCAGCTGCTCGACCCGGTATTCGGCCATGTAGCCGTTGCCGCCGAACAGCTGCACCGCTTCCATCGCCACCTCGCAGGCGGCGCGAGACGAATACAGCTTGTACGCCGACGCTTCGGCGATGTCGATCAAGGTGCCGGCCCGCCGGGCGGCGATGCCCTTGAAGACCATGTTGGCCACGTTGACGCGCGCGATCTCCATCTCGGCGAGCTTGAGCTGGATCAGCTGGAAGTCGCCGATCGGCTTGCCCCACAGCTCCCTGGACTTCGCATAGTCGATCGAGAGCCGCTGGCACTCCTCGATGATTCCCAGGGCGAAGGTGGCGATGCCGACCCGCTCGGCCACGAAGTTGGCCTTGGCCGATGCACGCCCGTCGGAACCGGGTGTGCCGGCGAGCAGTCGGTCGCGTCCAAGACGGACGTTGTCGAAGAAGAGCTCGCCGGTGGGGGAGGAGGCCATCCCCATCTTCTTGAAGGGCTGGGACTGGGTGAGGCCTTCCATGCCGGTGTCCAGGACGAAGGTCAGCACGGGCTGCTGACGGCGGTCGACGCCGGATCCGTCGTCGAGCTTGGCGTAGACGACGATGGTGTCGGCGTACGGGCCGTTGGTGATGAACGTCTTGTGCCCGCTGAGCAGGAAGTCGTCGCCGTCGGGTCGCACGGTCGAGCGCATCCCGCCGAACGCGTCCGATCCCGACTCGGGTTCGGTGATCGCCCAGGCGCCGACCTTGTCGAAGGTGAGCAGGTCGCGCGCCCAGCGCTTGCGCTGTTCCACGGAGCCGAGCGCGTTGATGGTCCCGGCGGTCAGTCCGGCCGAGACCCCGATGGCCGTGGGGATGCCCATGCCGACCTTGACCAGCTCGATGTTCGCGATGCTGCCCAGGGCCACCTCGAGGCCTTCGGGTTGCTCCTCGTCGAAGGGCTGCCCGGCCGCCTCCGCCTCGGTCTTGCGGATGTCGTGGTCGAAGCGCTGAGCAGCGGCCTCGGCCAGCCCGAAGGCGGAGTAGTAGCTGCGGACGAGGTCGTAGGGAGGCAGTCCCTCGAACTCGAGCGCGTCCTGGTGGGGACGGAGTTCCTTGTCCACGAACTTGCGGACGGCGTCACGGACGGCCAGGTCGTCCTGGCTCCACTCGAACATCAGATGCGTTCGATGATCGTGCCGGAGGCCTGTGCGCCACCGGCGCACATCGAGACCAGCGCGGTCTGCGCGTCGCGCCGCTCCAGCTCGTGCAGGGCGGTGGTCAGCAGTCGGGTGCCGGTGGAGCCGACCGGGTGCCCGATGGCGATGGCGCCACCGTTGACGTTGATCTTCTCCTCGGGCACCTCGTGCACCTTTGCCCACGACATCACGACCCCGGCGAATGCCTCGTTGACCTCGCAGATGTCGATGTCGCCGATGCCCATGCCCGTGTCCTTGAGCAGCTTCTCGGTCGCCTGGACCGGCCCGTCGAGGTGGTAGTAGGGGTCTGCGCCGACCAGGCAGGAGGAGATGATCCTGGCGCGCGGAGTGAGACCGAGCGAGAGGGCCAGGTCCTCGTCCATCAGGAGCAGGGCCGAGGCGCCGTCGGAGATCTGGGACGACGTACCCGCAGTGTGGACTCCGCCCTCGAGCACCGGAGCAAGCTGGGCCAGGCCCTCGAGCGTGGTCTCGCGCAGGCCCTGGTCCGTCTTCACGACCTGCGTCTGGCCGGTGGGGTTCCCCTCGGCGTCGAGGACCGGTGCCTCGACACCGAAGATCTCCCGGTCGAAGTGTCCTGCGTCGACAGCAGCGCGGGCCTTCTGCTGGGACCACAGGCCGAACTCGTCCACCTGGCTGCGGTTGAAACCGCGGTCACGGACGATCCGGTCGGCGCCCTCGAACTGGTTGGGCAGGTCGATGTCCCAGCTACTGGGGCGGGGGTCGCCCAGGCCCTTGGGAACGTTGCCGCCGAGCGGGATGCGTGACATCGACTCGATGCCGCAAGCAACCCCGACGCTGATCGCACCCGCAGCGATCATCGAGTTGATCAGGTGAGTGGACTGCTGGGCCGAGGAGCACTGGGCGTCGATGACCGTCGAGGCCGTGTGGTTGGGCAGGCCGGCATGCATCCAGGCGCGGCGCACCATGTTGTTGGACTGTTCTCCGGCCTGGGTGACGCAGCCACCGATGACCTGGTCGACGAGCTCGGGGTCGATGCCGGAGCGCCTGAGCACCTCCACCTGAGCGGCGCCGAGCAACTCGGCCGGGTGCAGACCGGCGAGCCAGCCTCGACGCTTGCCCTGCGGCGTACGGACTGCTTCGACGATGACTGGCTTGCCCATGGATGCCTCACTGGAGTCAGGTGACGGATGTGAACTGAAAGTAGAACACGTTCTCATCGGCGGCAAGCGAGGTCGCAACCAGTGGACACGATCGGTCGATTTTGGGCGAACCCCTTCCTAACATTCCGAGAGTATGTAACGATCGTCACTAGAACGTGTTCTACACACCTGGAGGAAGCAAGTGACCGTGACCGCGCAGTTGCCCGTGGGATTCGATCCGACGGACCCGGACCTGAACGAGCAGGGGATTCCGCACGAGCAGTTCAAGGCGCTGCGCCGCAGCGCACCCGTGCACTGGGTAGCCCAGGAACAGGAGGCGCGGGCCGGATTCAAGGGCTGCGACGGCTACTGGGCACTCACCAAGCACGAGGACATCGCAGCGGTGTCGAAGAACAGCAAGGTGTTCTCCACCGCCAAGCAGGGCGCCATCATCCGGTTCGCTCCGGACATGACTCCCGAGCAGGTCGAGCTGCAGGGCGTGATGCTGATCAACCAGGACCCGCCGGACCACACCAAGCTCCGCCAGGTGATCTCCCGTGGGTTCACCCCCCGCGCCATCGGTGCCCTGCACGAGGCGCTCAAGGAGCGGGCCCACAAGATCGTCGCGGATGCCAAGGCCAAGGGCTCGGGCAACTTCGTCGAGGACATCGCCGCCGAGCTCCCGCTCCAGGCCATCGCAGAGTTGATGGGAGTCCCGCAGGAGGACCGCGGCAAGCTGTTCGAGTGGTCGAACCAGATGCTCTCCTACGACGACCCGGAGATCGAGGGCGACGAGGAAGCAGCGTCGATCGAGATCCTGACCTACGCGGCAGCACTGGCCGACGAGCGTCGCAAGAACCCCAAGGACGACATCGTCACCAAGCTGCTGACCGCTGACGTCAACGGTGAGGCACTGACCGACGACGAGTTCGGGTTCTTCATCATCCTGCTCGCAGTGGCCGGCAACGAGACCACCCGCAACGCCATCACCCACGGGATGGACGCCTTCTTCAACCACCCCGAGCAGTGGGAGGACTACAAGGCGAACCGTCCCGACACCGCTGTTGACGAGATCGTGCGCTGGGCGACCCCGGTGTCGGTCTTCCAGCGGGTGGCGCTCGAGGACGTCGAGATCAACGGCCAGCTGGTCAAGGAGGGCGATCGTGTCGGGCTGTTCTACTCGAGCGGCAACTTCGACGAGGACAACTTCGACGCGCCCTACGACTTCAACATCAACCGCCAGAACAACAACCACCTCGGTTTCGGTGGTCACGGGGCGCACTACTGCATCGGCGCAAACCTGGCCCGGCTGGAGATCGAGCTGATCTTCAACGAGATCGCGGACCAGATCCCCGACATCAAGCGGGCCGGCGAACCCCACCGCCTGCGCAGCGCCTGGATCAACGGCATCAAGGCGCTCCAGGTCACCTACTGACCCACGCGTCCGCGCTCCTCGAGCCTGCACAACTGATCGCAAGTTGTGCAGGCTCGATGCGTTGCTGGCGCAGGTTGGACGCGCAAGAAGTGCAGGTTCGGCGCGCAACAAGTGCAGGTTGGGCGCGCAACAACTGCAGGTTCGTCAGAGGCGGCGGTCGGGCTGGACCCTCAGCGCCTTCAACGTCGTGGCCAGCATCCGGTAGTGACCGACCAGCATCAAGAGCTCGACCGCGGTGCGCTCATCGAGTACGTCGCGCAGTCGGCGCCAGGTCTCGTCGCTCAGGTCCTGGCTCGCGAGGAGCTCGTCGGTGACGTCGAGGAGCAGCCGGTCCCGCAGCGACCAGTCGTGCTGCTCCATGCCCTGGGGGCCCTGGGCGCCGGCGAGCAGGGCGACGGCGTCGATCTCGCCGGCGGTGAGACCGGCCCGGCGGCCGAGGCCAGCGTGCTGCTCCCACTCATAGTCCGATCCCGCGCTCGCCGCGACCCGGAGGATCACCAGCTCGGTCTCTCGCCGGGCGAGCCGTCCACCGGGCATCAGCGTGCCGGCGAAGTGCAGCCAGCCCCAGAAGAGCCGGCGATTGCGGCCCAGGGTCAGGAAGACGGCTGGCGGCTCGGTGCGTGAGACCTTGCCTGCGATCCGGGAGAAGAGCCAGATGAACGGACCCACGTCGCGCATCGACCCGGGGGCGAGCCTGGCCTGGCCGCTCACGCCTGGCCCCTCACGACTGGTCCGCCCGCCGAGCCTGGCCGACAGCAGGCAGGGCCCGGTTGGCCCCGAAGTTCATCACCCGCATCGCGCCGACATAGCCGGGGGAGAAGTGCCGCTGGATGAAGTGGATCAGCCGAATGTCGTTCGAGGTGTAGACCCAGTACTTGTTCTTCCGCACGCCCGCGATGATCGACTCGGCGGCAGCCTCGGGGGAGACCGCCCGCTTCTTGAAGTGCGCGTGCGCCCTGGTGAACGCGGGGGTGGCCTTGTCGATGCCGGCGATGTCGATGGTGTCGGTCAGGCCGGTGTCCACGCCGCCCGGGCAGACCAGGCTCACCCCGATCCCATGGCGCCGTAGATCGAACCGGAGCACCTCCGAGACCCCACGGATGCCGAACTTGCTGGCGGAGTAGGCCGCGTGCCACGGCATCCCGATGATGCCGGCCGCCGACGAGACGTTCACCAGGTGCCCGCCCCTGCCGGCCTCGATCATCGGCGGGATGAGCGTCTCGATGACGTGGATCGGTCCCATCAGGTTCACGTCCACCAGGCGCTTCCAGTGACTGTGCTCCAGCGACTGCACCGTGCCCCACGAGGAGATGCCGGCGATGTTCATCACGATGTCCATCGCCCCGTGCTCTGCGGTCAGGCCGGCTGCGAGACGGCGTACAGCCTCGTAGTCGCTGACGTCCACGGCCTCGACCAGTCCCACGTGCCCGCCGATCGCGCGGATCTGATCGGCGACCTCCAGCAGGGGCGCCTCGTTGCGGTCGGTGAGGTGGACGACCGCTCCCTCGGCCGCGGCCAGCTCGGCGGTTGCCCGCCCGATGCCGCTCGCGGCGCCAGTGATGAAGACCTGCTTGCCTGACAGGTCACGCCGAACGGATCGAGAGCTGCGCTTGCGGAACATGGTTCTCCTCGGGTCACAAGACGTGGCGGAGCGGGGCGAGTACGGCCTCGGTGAATCGGCGATAGATGTTGCGACGTTCCCAGTCGGCCAGGGTTACCGGGACACAGTTGGACAGGTCCGTCTCGAAGATCGCCTCCATCGTGGCGGCGAGCTTCGGGTCGATGAACTCGACGTTGATCTCGTAGTTGCCGCTCATGCTCAGGCGGTCGATGTTGGCGGTCCCGATGGTCGCCCAGTTGCCGTCGATGGTGGCCGTCTTGGAGTGCACCATCGCCTCACGGAACCAGTGGATCTTCACGCCGGCTTCGAGCATCTGGCTGTAGTAACCCCGGCCGAGCCAGTCGGCGACGATGTGGTTCGACTTCTGCGGCACGAGCAGGCGTACGTCGACCCCGCGCCGGGCCGCGTTGTTGATCGCGTCGACGAAGTCCTCGTCCGGGATGAAGTAGGCGTGGCTGAGCCAGACGCGACTGGTGGCGCGGTTGATCGCCTCGAGGTACATCGACCGGATCGGGAACATCCACAGCCGCGGCACGTTGCGGTGGATCCGGATCCGCGGCTCCCACTGCGAGGCGGTCTCCAGCAGCAACGGGCGCTCGCTGGCGCGGAAGCGCTTGCGGCGGTTGAGGTTCCAGAAGTCGGCGAAGGCGCGCTTGAGGTCCCACACGCCCGGCCCGGTGATCCGGCAGTGGGTGTCTCGCCACTCGGTGGCATAGGGCGTGCCGATGTTGTAGCCGCCGACGAACCCCACGGCGTCGTCGACCACCAGGATCTTGCGGTGGGCGCGGCCGTAGCGGCGCAGGTCGAAGAAGCGGAACCCGGCGTTGTAGACCGGATAGCGCAGCACCTTGAGGCTCGGGGCGAACCGCTTGAACCTCGGGTTCACCACCAGGTTGGCGAACCCGTCATAGATGATGTGTACGTCGACGCCTCGCTCGGCCGCATCGGTGAGGGCCTGCTTGAAGCGCTCGCCGACCTCGTCGCCCTTCCAGATGTAGGTCTCCAGGAGGATCTGCTTCTTCGCGCTCCCGATCGCCTCCAACATGTCGGCATAGACGTCCTTGCCGAAGGTGTAGGTCGTCACCGTGCCATCGCCCACCGAGACGGTCTCCGGCGCGGTGATCGGGAAAGGCTTCGGCTTCTTGTTCCGGCGTCGGTAGGAGTCGACGAGGGTGAGCCCCATCGCCAGCAGCACCGGGGCCGTGACGAACGTGATCAGGGACCGCCGAAGCCACGACAGTGCCCAGGCGTTGGAGAAGTTGGGTCGGAGCACGCCGTCAATCTAGTGCAGGGTGCCCACGTGGCGTGTGACTCTCTCGGGCAAAGCCGTCGCCGAGGCGTTGTCGGTGTGCCCGGTTAGGCTGAATGTCATGCGTCCAGTCACCGATCTCGAGCGTCGCGTCGCCCCCTTCCACGTGGTCTCCGACTACCAGCCAGCCGGTGACCAGCCGGCCGCCATCGCGGAGATCTCGAAGCGGATCCAGGCCGGGGTCGAGGACGTGGTGCTGCTCGGGGCGACCGGCACCGGCAAGACCGCCTCGGTCGCCTGGGTGGCCGAGCAGCTGCAACGCCCGATGCTCGTGCTCCAGCCCAACAAGACGCTTGCCGCCCAGTTCGCCAACGAGCTGCGGCACCTGTTCCCCGACAACGCGATCGAATACTTCGTCAGCTACTACGACTACTACCAGCCCGAGGCATACGTCCCGCAGACCGACACCTACATCGAGAAGGACTCCTCGATCAACGAGGAGGTCGAGCGACTCCGGCACTCGGCGACCAACTCGCTGCTCACCCGGCGTGACGTCATCGTGGTCTCCACGGTGTCGTGCATCTATGGCCTCGGCACCCCGCAGGAATACGTCGACCGGATGTTGCGCCTGCGGGTGGGGGAGGAGCACGACCGGGACTCGATCCTGCGCCGGCTGGTGGAGATCCAGTACACGCGCAACGACATGGCGTTCACCCGTGGCACCTTCCGGGTCCGTGGAGACACGCTCGAGATCTTCCCGGTCTATGAGGAGCTCGCGGTCCGCATCGAGTTCTTCGGTGACGAGATCGAGCGGTTGATGACCCTGCACCCGGTGAGCGGCGAGGTGATCACCGAGGACCAGGAGCTCTACGTCTTCCCGGCCACGCACTATGTCGCCGGCCCGGAGCGGATGGAGCGGGCGATCAACGGGATCGAGGCGGAGCTGACCGAGCAGCTCGCGAACTTCGAGCGCCAGGGCAAGCTCCTCGAGGCCCAGCGACTGCGGATGCGCACGACGTACGACGTCGAGATGATGCGCCAGGTGGGCTCGTGCTCAGGCATCGAGAACTACTCAATGCACATGGACGGGCGTCAGCGGGGCACGGCGCCGAACACCCTGCTGGACTACTTCCCCGAGGACTTCGTGCTCGTGGTCGACGAGTCCCACGTGGCCGTCCCCCAGATCGGCGGGATGTACGAGGGCGACATGTCCCGCAAGCGCAACCTGGTCGACCACGGCTTCCGGCTGCCCAGCGCGATGGACAACCGGCCACTGAAGTGGGAGGAGTTCCTGGAGCGGATCGGACAGACCATCTATCTCTCCGCGACCCCGGGCAACTACGAGTTGGACCGGGTCAGTGTCGACGGCGGCCCACCTGATGTCGTGGAGCAGATCATCCGTCCTACCGGGCTGGTCGACCCCGAGGTGATCATCCGCCCGACCAAGGGCCAGATCGACGACCTGATCCACGAGATCCGGATCCGTGCCGAGAAGAACGAGCGCGTCCTGGTCACCACGCTGACCAAGAAGATGTCCGAGGACCTCACCGACTACCTGCTCGACGCCGGCATCCGGACCCGCTACCTGCACAGCGAGGTGGACACGCTGCGCCGCATCGAGTTGCTGCGCGAGCTGAGGATGGGCGAGTACGACGTCCTGGTCGGCATCAACCTGCTCCGTGAGGGCCTCGACCTCCCCGAGGTCTCCTTGGTCGCGATCCTGGACGCCGACAAAGAGGGGTTCCTGCGCTCGGACAAGTCGCTGATCCAGACCATCGGGCGTGCGGCGCGAAACGTGTCGGGCCAGGTCTTCATGTATGCCGACAAGATCACGCCGTCGATGGAGAAGGCGATCGACGAGACCAACCGGCGACGTGAGAAGCAGGTCGCCTACAACAAGGAGCGCGGGCTCGATCCGCAGCCGCTGCGCAAGAAGATCGCCGACATCACCGACCTGCTGGCCCGGGAGGACGAGAACACCGAGGAGCTGCTCAAGAGCTGGCAGCTCGACCAGAAGGGCAAGAAGGCACCGGTGCCGGCGCTGTCGCGTACGGACGCGGGCAAGCACGCAGCCGACCTGGCAGGCATGCCCAGCGCGGACCTGGCCCAGCTGATCCAGGACCTCACCGACCAGATGCACAACGCTGCCGCGGAGCTCCAGTTCGAGGTGGCAGCCCGGCTGCGCGACGAGATCTCCGAGCTCAAGAAGGAACTGCGCCAGATGATGGAGGCCACCAAGTGAGGGAGCGCAGGTCCCGCAGCCAACCCGGTGACCATCCGATCGCCGAGCGGGTCGCCGCCATAGTCGAGAACGCCAAATTCAGTCCGGTCCGTTGGGGGACCGGCTATGACATGGCACAGGTGGACCACTTCCTGGACGACCTCGTCGTCCTGGTCCGCAACGGGCACCCGATCGACTCTCCGGTCGCCCTGGTCCAGTTCCGCCCGAGCAAGCTGCGCGAGGGCTATCACGTGGGCGAGGTCGACGACTTCCTCGACGAGGTGGTCGCCACCGTGGCTGCCTTGGTCCGTGGGGACGAGCCGGAGCGCTTGGCCCGCTGTGAGTCCGCAGAGGGTGAGCCGCCGACGCTGTTCGAGTCGGCGCCGAGCGTGATCGAGGAGCAGCGCGGAGTGCTCGCAAGGCTCTTGCGCCGCAAGCGCTGACCCCGTCACTTTCCGGCCCCTGTCTCGTTGGTTGGGATCTACGGAGACTGTCGCCGTAGGTCATTGCCCAAAACGAGAACACGTTCTACTGTGGTCGCAGTCGCGTTGAGGGCCGATGCGAGGGAGAAGTCACCGGGGAGGTGTCTGCGTGGGGTTTTCTGCTGTGTCCGTGGTCCGTGGACCCGGTGAGATGACCGGGATGGTCATCCAGGTGACAAAGCGCATCTTCACCCGTCCATTCCAGTTCCGTGAGTTCATCGAGCAGGCCTGGTTCATCACGTCCGTGACGCTGATGCCGACCCTCCTGGTCTCGATCCCCTTCGGCGCCGTGATCTCACTGCAGGTCGGAAACCTGACCGGCCAGCTCGGCGCACAATCGTTCGCAGGCGCCACTGCGGTCCTCGCCGTGGTGCGCGAAGCAGCCCCGATCGCCGCCGCCTTGATCATCGCGGGTGCCGCGGGCTCAGCAATCTGCTCGGACATGGGAGCCCGCAAGATCCGCGAGGAGATAGATGCCATGGAGGTCCTCGGCATCGACCCACTCGAACGACTCGTCGCCCCCCGGGTGTGCGCCACCGTCTTCGTGGCGATGATGATCAACGGCCTGGTGATCACTGCCGGCATCAGCGGCGCCTACTTCTTCACCGTGATCATCCAGGGCGGCTCGGCCGGTGCGTTCCTCTCCTCCTTCACCGCGCTGGCCACCCTGCCTGACCTGTGGATCGCCATGATCAAGGCCGCCGTGTTCGGCTGGTTGGCCGCGATTGTCGGTGCCTACAAGGGGCTCAACGCGGGTGGTGGGCCCAGCGGTGTCGGGCGGGCAGTGAACGAGTCGGTGATCGTCGCGTTCATGCTGCTGTTCTTCATGAACGCGATCATCACGGCGATCTACTTCCAAGTCGTCCCACCGCCGGGGTTGTGATGGCGACGATCATGAAGCTCGGCGCGCCCGCCCTCAAGGCCCGACGCGACAGCCTTGAGCAGGCCGGCGACCAGTTCCTCTTCTACGTGAAGGCGCTCGCCTGGACGCCGCGTGCGCTCAAGCGCTATCGACGCGAGATCCTGAACACCCTGGCCGAGGTCACCTTCGGCGCTGGTGGCCTCACCGTCATCGCCGGCACCGTGGGTGTGATCGCGTTCCTGGCGTTCTTCGCGGGCACCGAGGTCGGCATCCAGGGCTATGCGTCGCTGAGCCAGATCGGTGTGGCGAAGTTCAGTGCGTTCATCTCCGCCTACTTCAACACCCGCGAGGTGGCGCCGTTGATCTCCTCGATCGC
It contains:
- a CDS encoding DivIVA domain-containing protein, which translates into the protein MRERRSRSQPGDHPIAERVAAIVENAKFSPVRWGTGYDMAQVDHFLDDLVVLVRNGHPIDSPVALVQFRPSKLREGYHVGEVDDFLDEVVATVAALVRGDEPERLARCESAEGEPPTLFESAPSVIEEQRGVLARLLRRKR
- the uvrB gene encoding excinuclease ABC subunit UvrB: MRPVTDLERRVAPFHVVSDYQPAGDQPAAIAEISKRIQAGVEDVVLLGATGTGKTASVAWVAEQLQRPMLVLQPNKTLAAQFANELRHLFPDNAIEYFVSYYDYYQPEAYVPQTDTYIEKDSSINEEVERLRHSATNSLLTRRDVIVVSTVSCIYGLGTPQEYVDRMLRLRVGEEHDRDSILRRLVEIQYTRNDMAFTRGTFRVRGDTLEIFPVYEELAVRIEFFGDEIERLMTLHPVSGEVITEDQELYVFPATHYVAGPERMERAINGIEAELTEQLANFERQGKLLEAQRLRMRTTYDVEMMRQVGSCSGIENYSMHMDGRQRGTAPNTLLDYFPEDFVLVVDESHVAVPQIGGMYEGDMSRKRNLVDHGFRLPSAMDNRPLKWEEFLERIGQTIYLSATPGNYELDRVSVDGGPPDVVEQIIRPTGLVDPEVIIRPTKGQIDDLIHEIRIRAEKNERVLVTTLTKKMSEDLTDYLLDAGIRTRYLHSEVDTLRRIELLRELRMGEYDVLVGINLLREGLDLPEVSLVAILDADKEGFLRSDKSLIQTIGRAARNVSGQVFMYADKITPSMEKAIDETNRRREKQVAYNKERGLDPQPLRKKIADITDLLAREDENTEELLKSWQLDQKGKKAPVPALSRTDAGKHAADLAGMPSADLAQLIQDLTDQMHNAAAELQFEVAARLRDEISELKKELRQMMEATK
- a CDS encoding phospholipase D-like domain-containing protein — encoded protein: MLRPNFSNAWALSWLRRSLITFVTAPVLLAMGLTLVDSYRRRNKKPKPFPITAPETVSVGDGTVTTYTFGKDVYADMLEAIGSAKKQILLETYIWKGDEVGERFKQALTDAAERGVDVHIIYDGFANLVVNPRFKRFAPSLKVLRYPVYNAGFRFFDLRRYGRAHRKILVVDDAVGFVGGYNIGTPYATEWRDTHCRITGPGVWDLKRAFADFWNLNRRKRFRASERPLLLETASQWEPRIRIHRNVPRLWMFPIRSMYLEAINRATSRVWLSHAYFIPDEDFVDAINNAARRGVDVRLLVPQKSNHIVADWLGRGYYSQMLEAGVKIHWFREAMVHSKTATIDGNWATIGTANIDRLSMSGNYEINVEFIDPKLAATMEAIFETDLSNCVPVTLADWERRNIYRRFTEAVLAPLRHVL
- a CDS encoding MlaE family ABC transporter permease; protein product: MTGMVIQVTKRIFTRPFQFREFIEQAWFITSVTLMPTLLVSIPFGAVISLQVGNLTGQLGAQSFAGATAVLAVVREAAPIAAALIIAGAAGSAICSDMGARKIREEIDAMEVLGIDPLERLVAPRVCATVFVAMMINGLVITAGISGAYFFTVIIQGGSAGAFLSSFTALATLPDLWIAMIKAAVFGWLAAIVGAYKGLNAGGGPSGVGRAVNESVIVAFMLLFFMNAIITAIYFQVVPPPGL